The bacterium genome includes a window with the following:
- a CDS encoding beta-ketoacyl reductase, which yields MITGGLAGLGLLTAQWLVERGARHLVLIGRSGAAEFAREKIAEMEQAGGSLTIVQGDVTRETDVRQALALIREKLPPLRGLIHSVGVLDDGALLQQNWQRFTSVLGPKIDGAWLLHRHTAGMGLDFFILYSSMSSVLGQRGQGNHAAANAFLDGLAQHRRRRGLAGTSIHWGAWSEIGAAAARHVGERVSIQGIGVITPQKGLEVLELILAEHAVEVGVLPVNWNVFARQFAALPAFYSGLVSAPPPPPTTAAAAVPPPPAILQRLATAPAAKRRGLLAGYVKEQAAKVLGLEASHPIDKDQPLQKLGLDSLMAVELRNLIGSGLGLQRSLPATLLFDYPTITAVADYLASEVLKLEAAPESEKGNGRQEAALTELQQMTDADAEALLLKELEGA from the coding sequence TTGATCACCGGCGGCTTGGCGGGCCTGGGACTGTTGACGGCGCAGTGGCTGGTCGAGCGCGGCGCGCGCCATCTGGTGTTGATAGGCCGCAGCGGCGCTGCGGAATTTGCCCGTGAGAAGATTGCGGAGATGGAGCAAGCCGGTGGCAGCCTCACGATCGTGCAGGGTGACGTCACGCGTGAGACCGATGTGCGGCAGGCGCTGGCGCTGATCCGGGAAAAGTTGCCGCCGTTGCGCGGCTTGATTCATTCCGTCGGCGTGCTCGATGACGGTGCGCTGCTGCAGCAGAATTGGCAGCGCTTCACCAGCGTGCTCGGCCCGAAAATCGACGGCGCCTGGCTGCTGCATCGGCACACTGCCGGAATGGGCCTCGACTTCTTCATCTTGTATTCCTCGATGTCTTCGGTGTTGGGCCAGCGCGGCCAGGGTAATCACGCCGCCGCCAACGCCTTTCTCGACGGTTTGGCGCAGCATCGCCGGCGGCGGGGACTCGCGGGCACCAGCATTCACTGGGGCGCGTGGTCGGAAATCGGCGCAGCGGCGGCACGGCATGTCGGCGAAAGAGTTTCGATCCAGGGCATCGGCGTCATCACGCCGCAAAAGGGTTTGGAGGTGCTGGAGCTCATCCTGGCGGAGCACGCCGTGGAAGTCGGCGTGCTGCCGGTGAATTGGAATGTGTTCGCGCGGCAATTCGCCGCGCTGCCGGCGTTCTATTCGGGATTGGTGAGTGCGCCGCCGCCCCCGCCCACGACGGCAGCCGCAGCCGTGCCACCACCGCCCGCAATCTTGCAGCGACTCGCAACGGCGCCGGCCGCAAAGCGCCGCGGCCTGCTGGCAGGATATGTGAAGGAGCAGGCCGCCAAAGTGCTGGGCCTGGAGGCCTCCCATCCCATTGACAAGGATCAGCCGCTGCAGAAACTCGGTTTGGATTCACTCATGGCGGTGGAGCTGCGCAATCTCATCGGTTCGGGTTTGGGATTGCAGCGCTCGTTGCCCGCCACGCTGTTGTTCGATTATCCCACCATCACGGCGGTGGCGGATTATCTCGCGAGCGAAGTGCTCAAGTTGGAAGCTGCACCCGAGTCGGAGAAAGGCAATGGCCGGCAGGAGGCGGCGCTGACCGAGTTGCAGCAAATGACCGACGCCGATGCCGAAGCGCTGTTGTTGAAAGAGCTCGAGGGCGCGTGA
- a CDS encoding type I polyketide synthase, producing the protein MEDLSTRIANLTPEKRALLEKRLKEKSEKKEPLAPEPLAVIGMSCRFPGGANGTAAFWHLLKNGVDAIREVPEERWPVAAHFDPTPATPEKMNTRWGGFIDGVDQFDANFFGISPREAAQMDPQQRLLLEVAWEALEQSGQTLPELRGSATGVFVGIHSHSSEYAMMQLADPAAVGTYTSTGTAHSVVANRISYWFDLRGPSIALDTACSSSLVATHLACQSLRQHECRLALAGGVNLMLAPEFTIALSQMNMMAADGRCKTFDASADGFVRGEGCGVVVLKRLADALADGDPILALIRGSAVNQDGSTNGITAPNALSQQEVIRAALQNAGVAPEEIGYVETHGTGTILGDPIEIEALTAVIGQPRPQQLPCVLGSVKANLGHLEGAAGIAGLIKTVLCLHHGEIPPQLHFNQLNPHITLANTPFVIHRKGCPWPAAERKLAGVSSFGFGGTNAHLVLEAWRAEQEEEKENATPDSEASYLLPLSARSPEALRVLVESYRRFLPEADCALADLAYTAGVRRTHHEHRVAVAGRSLREMAQKLAAYAAGEESPGVMAATRKPADRQPPLAFVFSGQGPNWFGVGRQLLAQEPVFRAKMEACDTVLRQLAGWSLLEELQREESHSRLEDAEIAQPAFCAMQISLAALWQSWGIVPDAVIGHSVGEIAAAHVAGALTLAEALTVVYHRGRLLQRETGRGKMASVELSPEEMQKMLAGYEDRLAIASINSPNAVVISGDAAALDEMARLLAQREISCRQLTVKFASHSPQMEPYRFELTKLLQGLKPQSATMPMISTVTAEPIAGDFLDAGYWGRNVRATVRFAEGIARLLQDDFRAFVEISPHPVIAGAISQCAHDRQKEAVVVSSLRRGQEDRAMLLAALGTLYVHGYEVNWKALHAAAGKVVALPGYPWQHQRYWLEARKPSGRRTSAQRSGSPVRAVQPLLGERVFSPLPIFEAVFNFAELPFLEDHRVAGAGIVPAAVYLEMVRAAAAEVLGEGPHAITGMSIHAALVLPESGEVTLQLVLTPQPADSYSFQIFSLAGAAQSPAHAWLLHAAGSIAAVDDAKSARTESLAPADLQTRLAESLSGEAFYEKLRAQDFHFGPRFRGLRQLWLGKEEALGRVELPEALSPETGNYFIHPALLDAGLQTLAALLPDTGPLPEPVLMVNLGRFQMLRRPGALLWSHAVLRPEDSQTAGVLHGEVHLYSETGELIAAAENLLLKRVPRGLLRREPPAFKSNWLYEMSWQLMPPSQPPPAEETPAPVISPAEIMTSLRPAVAETAAQHGLTQFADLAPHLESLSLMYVLHAFHLLGWDCRAGEEFTALALFEKLKIAPLQQRLAKRMLDMLVEDGLLTPASGGGYQVAATTTAMDPQWYLQELLKENPACATELKLLSQCGDQLAEVLCGKLDPLTLLFPAEEEASAEKLYRDSAFAKTANVLAHQTLAATVAQWPADRKIRVLEIGAGTGGTTAFVLGALPPDRIEYVFTDVSQLFLNAAAEKFRGHAGMRYQLLDIEKDPAAQGFAGRQFDFILAANVLHATADLRQTLRHLKALLAAQGLLLLLEGTVQQRWIDLIFGMTEGWWRFRDHDLRPAHPLLSEFQWQDLLAQSGFEQTATLAEVDGLHKQAVLLARGPRVKSEASWLIFADTGGVGRQLAEYLAARNQEARLVIAGAGFEALGEAGFRVNPANGADFKQLLRETPAQQRRVVYLWGMNATPLAATALEQAEAEQAMSCGGLLHLVQALAEEQPAAAAKLWVITAGAQPAGELTGGLAAQQAPLWGMTRVIALEHPEFWGGAIDVDPKAGAAAIAPQLWLEMTAAAEEDQIAWRGDQRYVARLTRRLLADDSTANAAANGRSRPVIHSDASYLITGGFGGLGLLLAKWLVEQGGRHLFLLSRRGLPERASWPSLTKDSEVAQQVEAIRELEALGAQVTPLAADVSDLAQMSALFARFGTEAPPLRGLLHAAAVIHLQSLRETTLEKFQAALRPKLYGTWVLHHLTQKQALDFFVLFSSTTALLGASAMADYAAANQFLDACAHARRHSGLPALSINWGTWEKMRLFSTAEQEMAARSGLRPMPAESALATLQHVLASDLPQIAIADVDWSTLKSAYEARRRRPFLDGMTDAAPAVESKPATGKIDILTQLQQTPPDDRQEVLLQFVQTQAARVLGIASAQGLDPARGFFEMGMDSLTSVELRRRLESSFGESLPSTLTFNYPNVAALTDYLAQRVLRWEQPEPAAATATPANGSAAAPANEAGQDDFSEEELVAMLAAKLQKA; encoded by the coding sequence ATGGAAGACCTCTCCACGCGCATTGCCAACCTGACGCCCGAAAAACGCGCTCTGCTGGAAAAGCGATTAAAAGAAAAGTCCGAGAAAAAAGAACCGCTCGCGCCGGAGCCGCTTGCCGTGATCGGCATGAGCTGCCGTTTCCCCGGCGGCGCCAACGGCACCGCGGCCTTCTGGCATCTGCTGAAGAACGGCGTCGATGCCATCCGGGAAGTGCCGGAAGAGCGCTGGCCGGTGGCGGCCCACTTCGATCCCACCCCCGCCACGCCCGAAAAGATGAACACCCGCTGGGGCGGATTCATTGACGGCGTCGATCAATTCGACGCCAACTTTTTCGGCATCTCCCCGCGGGAAGCCGCGCAAATGGACCCGCAACAGCGCCTGCTGCTGGAAGTGGCCTGGGAGGCGCTGGAACAGAGCGGCCAGACGCTGCCGGAGTTGCGCGGCAGTGCCACCGGCGTGTTCGTCGGCATTCACAGCCACAGCAGTGAATACGCCATGATGCAACTCGCCGACCCGGCTGCCGTCGGCACGTACACCAGCACTGGCACCGCGCACAGCGTCGTGGCAAACCGCATTTCCTACTGGTTCGATTTGCGCGGGCCCAGCATCGCGCTGGACACCGCCTGCTCTTCCTCGCTGGTGGCGACCCATCTTGCCTGCCAGAGTCTGCGCCAGCACGAATGCCGCCTGGCGCTGGCCGGCGGCGTGAATCTCATGCTCGCGCCTGAATTCACCATTGCGCTGTCGCAGATGAACATGATGGCCGCGGACGGCCGTTGCAAAACCTTCGATGCCAGCGCCGATGGTTTCGTGCGCGGCGAAGGCTGCGGTGTGGTCGTGCTCAAGCGGCTGGCAGACGCGCTCGCCGACGGCGACCCGATTCTGGCGTTGATCCGCGGCAGCGCGGTCAATCAGGACGGCAGCACCAACGGCATCACCGCACCCAATGCACTGTCGCAGCAGGAAGTGATTCGCGCCGCGTTGCAGAATGCCGGCGTGGCGCCCGAGGAGATCGGCTACGTCGAAACGCACGGCACCGGCACCATTCTCGGCGATCCCATCGAAATCGAAGCGCTCACCGCGGTGATCGGCCAGCCGCGGCCGCAGCAATTGCCCTGCGTGCTCGGCTCAGTGAAAGCGAATCTCGGCCATCTGGAAGGCGCGGCCGGCATTGCCGGACTCATCAAAACCGTGCTGTGTTTGCACCATGGCGAGATTCCGCCGCAGCTTCATTTCAATCAGCTCAACCCGCACATCACGCTGGCCAACACGCCCTTTGTCATTCACCGCAAGGGCTGCCCCTGGCCCGCCGCGGAGAGAAAACTCGCGGGTGTCAGCTCCTTCGGTTTCGGCGGCACCAATGCGCACCTCGTGCTGGAAGCATGGCGCGCAGAGCAGGAGGAAGAAAAAGAAAATGCGACTCCTGATTCCGAAGCGAGCTACTTGCTGCCGCTTTCAGCGCGCAGTCCCGAAGCATTGCGCGTCTTGGTGGAATCCTATCGCCGTTTCTTGCCCGAAGCAGATTGCGCGCTCGCTGATTTGGCTTACACTGCCGGCGTACGCCGCACACATCATGAGCACCGTGTGGCAGTTGCCGGCCGTTCCCTGCGCGAGATGGCGCAGAAGCTCGCGGCTTATGCCGCCGGAGAGGAAAGCCCCGGTGTGATGGCCGCGACTCGCAAGCCCGCCGATCGGCAGCCGCCGTTGGCATTCGTGTTTTCCGGACAAGGCCCGAATTGGTTCGGCGTGGGCCGGCAATTGCTCGCGCAGGAGCCGGTCTTTCGTGCCAAGATGGAAGCCTGCGACACCGTACTGCGCCAGCTCGCCGGCTGGTCTTTGCTGGAGGAATTGCAGCGCGAGGAATCCCACTCCCGCCTCGAAGACGCAGAGATTGCCCAGCCCGCGTTTTGCGCGATGCAGATCAGTCTGGCGGCACTGTGGCAGTCGTGGGGCATCGTTCCTGATGCGGTGATCGGTCACAGCGTCGGCGAAATCGCGGCCGCGCACGTGGCCGGCGCGCTCACGCTCGCAGAAGCGCTGACAGTGGTGTATCATCGCGGCCGGCTGCTGCAACGCGAAACCGGCCGCGGCAAAATGGCTTCGGTGGAGTTGTCGCCGGAAGAGATGCAGAAAATGCTCGCCGGCTACGAAGACCGTCTCGCGATCGCCTCGATCAACAGTCCCAATGCCGTGGTCATTTCCGGCGATGCCGCCGCGCTGGACGAAATGGCGCGCCTGCTGGCACAGCGCGAAATCTCCTGCCGCCAGCTCACGGTCAAGTTCGCCTCGCACAGCCCGCAGATGGAGCCTTACCGTTTTGAATTGACCAAGCTGCTGCAGGGCTTGAAGCCGCAATCGGCAACGATGCCGATGATTTCAACCGTGACGGCCGAGCCCATCGCCGGCGACTTTCTCGATGCCGGCTATTGGGGCCGCAACGTGCGCGCCACGGTGCGCTTCGCCGAAGGCATTGCCCGCCTGCTGCAGGATGATTTCCGCGCCTTCGTGGAAATCAGCCCGCATCCTGTCATCGCCGGCGCGATCAGCCAGTGCGCGCATGATCGCCAGAAAGAGGCCGTGGTGGTGAGTTCGCTGCGCCGCGGACAAGAAGATCGCGCCATGCTGCTGGCGGCACTGGGCACGCTTTACGTGCACGGCTACGAGGTGAATTGGAAAGCGCTGCACGCCGCGGCCGGCAAGGTCGTGGCACTGCCCGGTTATCCCTGGCAGCACCAGCGTTACTGGCTCGAAGCACGCAAACCATCCGGCCGCCGCACGAGCGCGCAGCGGAGCGGCAGCCCGGTGCGTGCCGTGCAGCCGCTGCTGGGCGAGCGCGTGTTTTCGCCGCTTCCCATTTTCGAGGCAGTATTCAATTTTGCCGAACTGCCTTTTCTCGAAGATCATCGCGTGGCCGGCGCCGGCATTGTGCCGGCTGCGGTTTATTTGGAAATGGTGCGCGCCGCGGCCGCAGAGGTTTTGGGCGAAGGCCCGCATGCGATCACCGGCATGAGCATTCACGCGGCGCTGGTCTTGCCGGAGTCCGGCGAGGTCACGCTGCAGCTCGTTCTCACGCCGCAACCGGCGGATTCGTATTCGTTTCAAATCTTCAGCCTGGCCGGCGCAGCGCAGTCTCCCGCGCATGCGTGGCTATTGCATGCCGCGGGCAGTATCGCTGCGGTTGATGATGCGAAATCTGCCCGGACCGAATCGTTGGCGCCGGCTGATTTGCAAACGCGTTTGGCGGAGTCCCTCAGCGGCGAAGCCTTCTATGAAAAACTGCGGGCGCAGGACTTTCACTTCGGCCCGCGTTTTCGCGGTCTGCGCCAGCTTTGGCTGGGAAAAGAGGAAGCGCTCGGACGCGTCGAATTGCCGGAGGCGCTGTCACCGGAAACGGGTAACTATTTCATCCATCCGGCGCTGTTGGATGCCGGGCTGCAAACGCTCGCGGCGCTGCTGCCCGACACCGGTCCGCTGCCGGAGCCGGTATTGATGGTCAACCTCGGCCGGTTTCAAATGCTCCGCCGTCCCGGCGCGTTGTTGTGGAGCCATGCCGTGCTGCGGCCGGAGGACAGCCAGACCGCCGGTGTCTTGCACGGCGAAGTTCATCTCTATTCCGAAACCGGCGAGTTGATCGCAGCCGCAGAGAATTTGCTGCTGAAACGCGTGCCGCGCGGTTTGTTGCGCCGCGAGCCGCCCGCCTTCAAATCCAACTGGCTGTACGAGATGAGCTGGCAACTCATGCCGCCTTCGCAGCCGCCGCCTGCTGAAGAAACGCCGGCTCCGGTGATTTCGCCGGCTGAGATCATGACCAGCCTGCGGCCGGCAGTGGCAGAAACGGCAGCGCAACACGGCCTCACACAATTCGCCGATCTCGCGCCTCATCTCGAAAGCTTGAGTTTGATGTACGTGCTGCACGCCTTTCATCTGTTGGGATGGGATTGCAGGGCCGGCGAGGAATTCACTGCTCTTGCCCTGTTCGAGAAACTGAAGATCGCTCCCCTGCAGCAACGCCTGGCCAAGCGCATGCTGGACATGCTGGTCGAAGACGGCCTGCTCACGCCGGCGAGCGGCGGCGGCTATCAAGTGGCGGCCACCACCACGGCCATGGATCCGCAGTGGTATTTGCAGGAATTGCTGAAGGAGAATCCGGCTTGCGCCACGGAGCTGAAGCTGCTGAGCCAATGCGGCGACCAGCTCGCTGAAGTCTTGTGCGGCAAGCTCGATCCGTTGACGTTGTTGTTTCCCGCCGAAGAAGAAGCTTCCGCGGAAAAACTGTACCGTGATTCCGCATTTGCCAAAACGGCCAACGTGCTGGCGCATCAGACGCTGGCGGCCACAGTGGCGCAGTGGCCGGCGGACCGCAAGATTCGCGTGCTGGAGATCGGTGCGGGCACCGGCGGCACCACGGCTTTTGTGCTGGGCGCACTGCCGCCGGACCGAATCGAGTATGTGTTTACCGACGTCTCGCAACTCTTTCTCAACGCGGCTGCAGAGAAGTTTCGCGGCCATGCCGGCATGCGCTATCAGTTGCTGGATATCGAAAAGGATCCGGCAGCGCAGGGTTTTGCCGGCCGGCAGTTCGACTTCATTCTCGCGGCCAACGTGCTGCACGCCACCGCGGATTTGCGTCAGACCCTGCGACATCTCAAAGCGCTGCTGGCTGCGCAGGGATTGTTACTCCTGCTGGAAGGCACGGTGCAGCAGCGCTGGATCGATCTCATTTTCGGAATGACTGAAGGCTGGTGGCGTTTCCGCGATCATGATTTGCGGCCGGCGCATCCACTGCTTTCGGAATTTCAGTGGCAGGATCTGCTGGCACAATCCGGTTTTGAACAGACGGCGACGCTCGCTGAAGTCGACGGCTTGCACAAGCAGGCGGTATTGCTGGCGCGCGGCCCACGGGTCAAATCGGAAGCGAGCTGGTTGATCTTCGCGGATACCGGCGGCGTGGGCCGGCAGCTCGCCGAATATCTGGCCGCCCGCAATCAGGAGGCGCGGCTGGTGATTGCCGGCGCAGGTTTCGAAGCGCTGGGCGAAGCGGGCTTCCGTGTCAATCCCGCGAACGGCGCTGACTTCAAACAGCTCCTGCGCGAAACGCCGGCGCAACAACGCCGGGTGGTTTATCTCTGGGGAATGAATGCCACGCCGCTCGCCGCGACTGCGCTCGAACAAGCGGAGGCTGAGCAAGCCATGAGCTGTGGCGGCCTGCTGCATCTCGTGCAGGCTTTGGCGGAGGAACAACCGGCAGCAGCGGCGAAGTTGTGGGTGATCACCGCCGGCGCGCAACCGGCAGGCGAACTGACCGGCGGCCTCGCCGCTCAGCAGGCGCCCTTGTGGGGAATGACCCGGGTGATTGCGCTCGAACATCCCGAGTTTTGGGGCGGCGCGATCGACGTGGATCCCAAGGCCGGCGCGGCGGCGATTGCACCGCAGCTTTGGCTGGAGATGACCGCCGCTGCGGAAGAAGACCAGATTGCGTGGCGCGGAGACCAACGTTACGTGGCGCGTCTCACGCGCCGGCTGCTTGCCGATGATTCAACAGCGAATGCCGCGGCCAACGGTCGCAGCCGGCCGGTTATTCATTCCGATGCCAGCTACTTGATTACCGGCGGTTTTGGCGGCCTGGGTTTGCTGCTGGCCAAATGGCTGGTGGAACAAGGCGGCCGGCATTTGTTTCTCCTCAGCCGCCGCGGTTTGCCGGAGCGCGCAAGCTGGCCCAGTTTGACCAAAGACAGCGAAGTGGCGCAGCAGGTGGAAGCCATTCGCGAGCTGGAAGCCTTGGGCGCGCAAGTGACACCGCTCGCCGCTGATGTCAGCGACCTGGCGCAGATGTCCGCTCTGTTTGCACGTTTCGGAACCGAAGCTCCGCCCCTACGTGGCCTCCTGCATGCGGCCGCCGTGATTCACCTGCAATCCCTGCGCGAGACCACACTCGAAAAATTCCAGGCTGCGCTGCGACCCAAGCTGTACGGCACGTGGGTGCTGCACCATTTGACCCAAAAGCAGGCGCTGGATTTCTTCGTGCTGTTTTCCTCGACGACTGCCCTGCTCGGCGCCAGCGCCATGGCGGACTACGCGGCCGCCAATCAGTTCCTCGATGCCTGCGCGCATGCGCGCCGCCATTCAGGATTGCCGGCGCTCAGCATCAACTGGGGCACGTGGGAGAAAATGCGTTTGTTCTCGACCGCCGAGCAGGAGATGGCCGCACGTTCCGGTTTGCGGCCCATGCCGGCGGAGTCAGCGCTGGCAACGCTGCAGCATGTGCTGGCGTCTGATCTGCCGCAAATCGCGATTGCCGATGTCGATTGGAGCACGCTCAAATCCGCGTACGAGGCCAGACGGCGACGGCCTTTCCTCGACGGCATGACGGACGCGGCGCCGGCGGTGGAAAGCAAGCCGGCCACAGGCAAGATCGATATTCTCACGCAATTGCAGCAGACGCCGCCCGACGATCGCCAGGAGGTGTTGCTGCAATTCGTACAAACCCAGGCCGCGCGTGTGCTGGGGATCGCGTCCGCGCAGGGCCTCGATCCGGCGCGCGGCTTCTTCGAGATGGGCATGGACTCGCTCACTTCGGTGGAATTGCGCCGTCGCCTGGAGAGCAGCTTCGGCGAGTCGCTGCCGAGCACGCTGACTTTCAACTATCCCAATGTCGCCGCGCTAACGGATTATCTTGCGCAGCGTGTGCTGCGCTGGGAGCAACCTGAGCCTGCCGCCGCCACCGCCACGCCGGCGAACGGCAGCGCGGCTGCGCCGGCGAACGAGGCCGGGCAGGATGATTTCTCCGAGGAAGAGTTGGTGGCGATGCTGGCCGCCAAGCTGCAAAAGGCATGA